TTTAAACTTTGTatatttttgattttcatatttcGTTTTCCCAGGCCTTTACTATACAAGTTTTATAAATTTACTTTCACTAATCGGTTTTACATCCCTTGGGGGACCGTGTGCGCTAGCGcgtggtccaacaactagttaaataaaaaaataggaaTCTTTATCAACACTAATTACTTGTTAAATCGCGTGCACGATACCAAACATAAAGGAtaaaaagggacggagggagtacaacatAAATATATCATTGTAAGTAGTAGATAGTGTGTTTTACATTAGTTGCCGAAGattttgaaatataaaataattaatacatagtataatataaaaacaagattcaaagaaaatattTACACATAACTTAAATAATCATCTACTTTCACAATTTTATTGATCGACATGCTAATGCATACTAGGTTCTgtcttaaataattattttgtaaTATCAACTCACTTTTCCTACCAAAGAAAATACTTTTTTTTCCAGTCAACATATTTTTCTTATTGATAATATGTATTAAAAATAATGTATACAAACTCTATCATGATAAGAAAATAGTTACACTATTGAATACCAATATTAAGTGGAACACCATGTTTATTTAGAATCTTAattacattataaatagaggaGAAATTAAGAGTAAATTTAAACTTAAGTTTGTTTAGTTTGTGATACCATGGCAGCCATAACATTCTCTTCCCCATCGTTAGGCTTTgtttctgattcatttgaggcaCTATCATCTTTTACTTCTTCACTGACCTCATTTATATTTTCAAGAATACCTGTTCATATAGAAAATTATTTTCTAATGATCTTTTATTTGTAATTTACTATGtacttttgtaaaaaaaagtaatttGTAATTAATATTCGGAAAATCTTTCACAAATGGAAAATAAATGGGTCTACTTACCATCTTCGTTTTTCTCTTCCTCTTTGTTGTTTGTGTCATCGTATCCCTCAACCAGATTATCTAATTTTTCTTCCTCGTTTAAAGAAAAATTCTCAATGGATTCATGTCCTGGGAATAAATTCTCATCAAACGTTGTTTTGTTGTTTAAGTCATTGTCTCCCTTAATAGGCTTATCATGTTTCTCTTCCCCGTCTAAAGAATTCTCAATGCGTTCAAATTCCGGAGATGAACTTTTACACTCTTTTTTGTTGTTTAACTCATTGTCTGCATCAATAGACTTATCTTCCTTCTCTTCTTCGTCTGAAACAATCTTAACAATGTATTCATGTTGTGGGGATAGATTACCATCTACTTTTGTGTTGTTATTCAACTCA
This genomic stretch from Spinacia oleracea cultivar Varoflay chromosome 3, BTI_SOV_V1, whole genome shotgun sequence harbors:
- the LOC110805977 gene encoding uncharacterized protein, which encodes MGCGKSKHAVATTESFSSRKKLKASSSKKVQNVEELCDTKATNVNENSNKSCRETLKVDTEQEIGMNANQEEILTTKGKQINIFISNSKLDSPIELKEKPENKDILVSEKVVPNRESEGNDIELSMGSHEEKLIANEIKTNKNLSPQHESIQIFPSNEEEKHDIIVDNELNNNTKVDGNLSPQHEYIVKIVSDEEEKEDKSIDADNELNNKKECKSSSPEFERIENSLDGEEKHDKPIKGDNDLNNKTTFDENLFPGHESIENFSLNEEEKLDNLVEGYDDTNNKEEEKNEDGILENINEVSEEVKDDSASNESETKPNDGEENVMAAMVSQTKQT